TGTGATCTTCATGAATCGCGCCAACGGAATTGAAACTCAAGCTGTGCGGGTTGTTCGGGTCGTGGACAAAGCGCGTGAATTGTTCGCGTTCGCGCTCGAAGCGATTCAGCCCGCCCCCGACTGTGCCAACCCACAACGTGCCGCTGCGATCTTCGCAGAGCGCATACACAAAATTGGTCGACAGCGAGAGCGAATCAAAGGCATCGTGGCGATAGGCGGTAAAGCCGTAGCCGTCGTACTTGATCAAGCCGTCCGCCGTGCCGAGCCACAAGAAGCCTTGATGATCTTGCAACATACAGTAAACGGTGCGGCCTTCTTCGAGCGCGATGCGTTCGAATTTGACTGAGGGTTCTTGCGCAAAGAGACGGGCAGGCAGAGGCAACGTTAATGCGAGAACAACGCCGATGATTTCTAACCACATGGTTCCGCGACTTGTTTGAAGCGATGAATTGATTGCTTTCATATTGATTCGCCCCATGGAAAATAATGTTTTTGTGAGCGGTTGGAATGACTTAACTTACGAACAAATTAAAGAAAATCAAGTTGAAATGAGCATGCGCGATTTTGACACCCAAGAAGTGATATGGAAAATACATCGAACACCGAAGTCACCCTCCGTTTGGATCGGTGAGGTGTTGACGGCGATTGATGCTGTTACACAAAACACCGGGCTGTCTTCGCGGCGCGCGACGATCGAAAAAATTCTGCAGCGATGGTACGAGGTGGTTTGGCTGCAGCGAAGATGGGATCGCGAGACCGAAGACTACTATAAATCCCTCACGCCGGAGGAGATCGCTGAAGACCGCGACTGGACTCACGCCGTCTCTCAGCAGGCGCAGCGATGGGATGACTGATGCAATTCCCCAAACGCGGCGAAATTCATTGGGCTAAAATTCCCGGACAGCCGGGAGACACCAAAGAACGGCCGGTGCTAGTCGTTTCAACCGATTCGCGTAATCAATTCGCCAATGACATTCTTGTCGTACCGCTCTCCACTACCTTGCGACCATCTCCCACCCATGTCTACTTGCCAGCAGGCTCGGGAGGCATATCCCTTCCATCCGTGGCTAAATGCGAGTTAATTGCCGCGCTCGATAAAATTTTCTTGCTCGCGGACCACTGGACGGACAAATTACACCCGCACAAATGCGCGAAATTGAAAAGGCGATCATGCGAGCGATTGGCATGGTTGCGCCCTAAGCCA
Above is a genomic segment from Cytophagia bacterium CHB2 containing:
- a CDS encoding type II toxin-antitoxin system PemK/MazF family toxin, translating into MQFPKRGEIHWAKIPGQPGDTKERPVLVVSTDSRNQFANDILVVPLSTTLRPSPTHVYLPAGSGGISLPSVAKCELIAALDKIFLLADHWTDKLHPHKCAKLKRRSCERLAWLRPKPFTIQRAPRLVRVAKPTFSFDFQKS